The nucleotide sequence TGCACCAGCAGTGGCTTAGGTGAGGTCACCTGCGACTCCAGACAGGTTTCGGCGGCACAGCACACAGAACTGGTTTCCTTCGCGGACGCTTCGGACGGAAAGCTATACATGATTTCATGCGTACAAGGTGTTGGGGGCAGCTTTCTGGCTGGTGCTGGGCAAGCCATGGCAGCAAATGCAGGCGTTGCCACGGTGAGTGTTGTGCTGTTCCTCCCGGCGACTACAAGGCAAGGTGGGACAAAGGCCGTCTCAAGGTATTGTACGAAAAGAACGGTAAATTCAAGGAAACTGCTTTTATTGTTCTCAGTTCTGCCGCGATGCCTCCTGCAAAACCTCCGGACACGGGGCAAAACACTGAGTCCAACCGGACTTTGGTTCTTTTTTCTTCTATTCCGCCGGGAGCGGAGATTCAAATGGACGGGAACTTCGTCGGTTCTACACCCTCATCGATCCCGGCAGCACCAGGCGAACACTCCGTCAGAATCACAAAAAATGGATACAGGCCTTGGGAGCGCACCGTTAAGACTTTAGGTGGAGAAGTGACAATCAGTGCCGAATTGGAAGCCGTATCTAAGTGAAACTATACGAGCAACATCGCCATTACACTCATTGACCAGCGGGTCACATTCCGACCCCGAGCTGAGTTGTTGGTGATAACGCCTGATTACAACAATCACCGCAATTGCGACGACATCTAGACCATGCTGAATTGACAGAGCATCCAAACGAAAGTTAGCGTTATCTACATCGAAGGGGTGTTTCATACAATCCCTATCGACGGAGACTCCCATGCAATCACCTTCGCAGCCCCAGTCTTACATTTTTGTGATTGTGCTTTTCTGCACCGTCGCCTTTTCTCAGAGCTTCCAATACACCACGTTGCAAGTGCCCGGAAGCTCATATACGGTTGCTCTCGGCATTAATAATAGCGGGCAGATTGTGGGGAGCTTCGTCGTAAATGACAAGCAGTCAGGGTTTTTGTATTCGGGCGGCAGTTTTCAAACGATAGCCTGCCCCAATTCGAGTTTCACCATCGCTCAAGGAATTAATGACAGCGGGGTGATTGTCGGTTGGTGCGATCCCACTGGATCGGCCCAGGGATTCATCTATCAGAATGGCAACTTCGCTTACCTGAACTATCCGGGATCTACCCTGACTGCTTTGATGGGAGTCAACGATCTTGGCGACATAGTGGGCGTCTATCAACTGGGCAGTCAGTTCGGCTTCGTCTATCGCAATGGCGTGTTTAAGACTCTCGGCACTGCACGGAGTGCGAACGGGATTAACCAGAGCGAGACGATTGCGGCAAACATCTGCGGCGCTCGATGCCACGGTATTGTTAAGGCGAAAACCAAGAAAGGCTGGACCGTTGTGCAGAAAGTTCAATACCCAGGGGCGGCCTCCACAGGATTGGGCGGCATCAACGACAACGGCGATCTTTCAGGAGCGTGGGGGCCCACTCAGGACGGGCAGCAGGAGGGATTTGTCTACTTCAAAGATACGAACACATTTTTCGGATTTAATATTCAACACAGTCCAGACATGGAAGTGACGGGAATCAACAACTCACGGCAAGTCGTTGGGTTTTACGGCACGGGATCAGGTTTGCATGGATTTTACGGTACCGTGAGCGAATGAGTTAAAGTCAGGCTAGTTCCATCCCGCAACATAGACCGTTAGACTCTCTTGCCCGCCGTGATTGTTGGCGTTAAATCGCAATTACACCAACTACCCGGCCCGGCTGAGGGCAGTTGTTGGTGAAATCGCCTGTTTACATCAACTGACAATCCGCCCATTTTTCTGGGCACCTGCCTAAAGATTGAATCGCATTCTCAGAGACTGTACGCTTAGCGGGCATGCTACTTAGCCGGGTAATTCTCATCGTTGTGGTTGGACTGTTTTCGGCAACCTCGTTTTCCCAATCAGGGCGACAACCTGGCGAAGAACGCGACCGGGCTGACACACTGATTCAGAATGCGGCCAAGAAATTCGCCGTAGGAGACTTTAAGGGAAATGTGGAGCTTCTGAAGGAAGCAGCGACAATAGACCCTGGAAACCCTAGGGTGTGGTGGAAACTCTGTGAAGGTTATTCCT is from Acidobacteriota bacterium and encodes:
- a CDS encoding PEGA domain-containing protein; its protein translation is MYEKNGKFKETAFIVLSSAAMPPAKPPDTGQNTESNRTLVLFSSIPPGAEIQMDGNFVGSTPSSIPAAPGEHSVRITKNGYRPWERTVKTLGGEVTISAELEAVSK